Within the Pseudomonas putida genome, the region CGCCATTGAGCGAAATCAGGGCGATTTCAGTGGTACCACCACCGATATCGACGACCATCGAACCACGGGCTTCTTCGACCGGCAGGCCGGCACCGATGGCCGCGGCCATGGGTTCTTCGATCAGGAACACTTCACGGGCACCGGCACCCAGAGCCGACTCGCGAATGGCGCGGCGCTCTACCTGGGTCGACTTGCACGGCACGCAGATCAGCACACGAGGGCTTGGCTGCAGGAAGCTGTTCTCGTGAACCTTGTTGATGAAGTACTGCAACATTTTTTCACAAACGCTGAAGTCGGCAATCACGCCGTCCTTCATCGGACGAATGGCAGCAATGTTGCCGGGCGTACGGCCCAGCATGCGTTTGGCTTCGGTACCGACGGCGACGACGCTTTTCTGGTTGCCGTGGGTACGGATGGCAACTACCGAGGGCTCATTCAGGACGATACCGCGCTCACGCACGTAGATAAGGGTGTTGGCAGTACCCAGGTCGATGGAGAGATCGCTGGAAAACATGCCACGCAGTTTCTTGAACATGGGAAAGGGACCCTGGGGAAAGCGTGGGTAAAAAAGTGCGGCAAACTCTAACAATGGCAGGGATTTTGGGCAAGGAGCCAATATGTTAAATTGGTCGTTTTTCCGAGCACGCCAGCAGATGATCGCGGCCGTATGACCGCCAGAATGCCGACATGTTCCTCATCACGGACCTTATTCCGTTCTTTGTTTCCCCTGGAGATACCCATGGCGC harbors:
- the mreB gene encoding rod shape-determining protein MreB, with the translated sequence MFKKLRGMFSSDLSIDLGTANTLIYVRERGIVLNEPSVVAIRTHGNQKSVVAVGTEAKRMLGRTPGNIAAIRPMKDGVIADFSVCEKMLQYFINKVHENSFLQPSPRVLICVPCKSTQVERRAIRESALGAGAREVFLIEEPMAAAIGAGLPVEEARGSMVVDIGGGTTEIALISLNGVVYAESVRVGGDRFDEAIVTYVRRNYGSLIGESTAERIKQEIGTAYPGGEVREVDVRGRNLAEGVPRAFTLNSNEVLEALQESLATIVQAVKSALEQSPPELASDIAERGLVLTGGGALLRDLDKLLAQETGLPVIVAEDPLTCVARGGGRALEMMDKHAMDLLSSE